A single genomic interval of Phycisphaerae bacterium harbors:
- a CDS encoding GNAT family N-acetyltransferase — MTRLLNRFRRSPPQQACSTPVDRPGNIADPNPEAAYQLCQFDDRLAPVLLRWVDSPRVLRWLAPSVERALTPDMVLEWRRKGGRPLCLVRHPGPTLLAYGELNPMRHQPGHYWLGHILVDPVKRGKGIGTRFIRAMERYAFRSMGALQLSLVVFPDNRSAIACYGRAGFRSVGEEHHRFLPSGPMHCLLRMTLMRSEWESLEDRHSA, encoded by the coding sequence ATGACCAGGCTCCTCAATAGATTCCGCCGCTCACCCCCCCAGCAAGCCTGTTCCACTCCGGTCGATCGGCCGGGGAACATCGCCGATCCAAACCCGGAGGCAGCCTACCAGCTTTGTCAGTTTGACGATCGCCTCGCCCCCGTCCTGTTACGCTGGGTGGACTCGCCGCGCGTGCTGCGCTGGCTGGCGCCGAGCGTTGAGCGTGCCCTCACCCCCGACATGGTTCTCGAGTGGCGCCGCAAGGGCGGCCGGCCGCTGTGTCTCGTTCGCCACCCCGGGCCGACTCTCCTGGCGTACGGCGAGCTCAATCCCATGCGCCACCAGCCGGGACACTACTGGCTGGGGCACATCCTGGTTGATCCGGTGAAGCGGGGGAAAGGAATCGGAACGCGGTTCATTCGAGCCATGGAGCGATATGCCTTTCGGTCGATGGGTGCGCTCCAGCTATCCCTGGTGGTATTTCCGGACAACAGGTCGGCCATTGCCTGCTACGGTCGCGCCGGTTTTCGGTCGGTGGGCGAGGAGCACCACCGGTTTTTGCCAAGCGGCCCCATGCACTGCCTGCTGCGGATGACCCTCATGCGGAGCGAGTGGGAGAGTCTCGAGGATCGGCATTCCGCCTGA